The stretch of DNA AGGGGCGCcgccagctccccctccctcagttccttcttatcgccAATGACAGTGCTGGAACGTCTCCTTGCCTCAGGAAACTTTCCTTCTCACCTGTGTCTAGTTGTGAATCTCTTGTATATAGTTCTTAGAAAGTTTGTATAGTTTATTAGTCTCCTTAGTGCATAAGTTAGAAATAGTTAGTCCCCTACTGGACTTAGCCTagggatggggcatgccccgaTCCCCGGGCTTCAAGCCTTGTGACTGCTGCCAAAAAATTATGCCAGTCAGTGATCCCCATCAAAGTTGTCTGAAGTGTTTGGGGGAGAGACGCGTGAGCGACAAGTGCTGCATTTGTAAAAGTTTCAAGCTGCAACCAAAAAGGAGCATGGCATTTGACTTAGAGCACTCCTTATGGAGTTGGCCCTCGTACCTGCCTCGGAGCCAGCTATATCGGACTCTGCTCCAAGCACCGCAGCATCGGTGTAAAGTGCGCCGCCGGCACTGGCCTCCGACCAGCACGGATCCCTATCCCAAGTACCAGTTGAAAAGCAAAGAAAGGCCAGGAGAGGGCATTCTCCTACATCCcataaagggaaggagagagctggGAGAGAGCAAAGACCTGCACGGGGCAGCTCCTCcccttcagacagtggccagtcTCCAGCATCTCTTGGGCTGTTGAGCCCCCTTAGAGACCTGCCCACCACCCCGGGAAGTGGCAGAGGCACTTGGCACCTGGCGGTGCCATCCACACTGGAGGCCTTTCAGGCCACATTGTCCCTGCCGGTTTCGTTTACATCGGTTAGTGAGGTTCCCCATTCAAGGGGTAAACCCACTCTGGGACTTCTTCAGCAGTCCCCATCGGTGTAGCACTGCTCCCCAAGGCAGGGGGTGCCCCGCCAACGCTCACCTGagcagtgccaccagcccctGGGTATGGGTCGGCTTACCTGTCAGAGTTCCCAGCATCGTTCTCTGGACTCTAGGCAGTGTTCCCCAGGATCCTAGCACCGATCACCAGCTGTCTGGCGCACACCTGTGGAGGCGCATCGCCAGTCCCCAGAGTCCCAGCACCAGTCCCCGGAGCGGCCAAATCGATCTTCAAACTTGCGGCACCACTCTGGAGAGTCAAGATGCTGGTCCCTGGAATCCTGTCACTGGTCTCTAATTTGCCACTATGGATCCCCATGGGTACTTGAATGATCTCCTGAGCTAAGACCTCGATCCTCTCACTCCCAGTCCACAGAGCTGCATCGCTCTCAAAGCATGAGGCATAGATCACTGTGGTACTGTTACCATTCCGCTGAATGCCGCTGCCAGTCACAGGAGGTGCAGCACAGAGAGCCACCTTCCCTGTACAGGTCACCAGTGGAGATGTCTGACGGGAACGGGGCAGACAGCTGGCATCAGTAGCGTCCTGGTTCCCCTGGCGAGTCTCTCCCTCTTCAGGCTCAGAGAGTGAAGAGAAGGATctgcctgcagggcagggccatcCACCGGGGGCATTGGCATTCCCATCGGGGCCACCACTGGCCGCATGGCCCCAAGGTCAATGGCTGGCTCCCTGGCAACTATGAAACCCCTGGGGGTTTCCTCAACCATCGCAGGGGCATCTGAGGAACGGTTGACAACAGtctcccgcctgctcccctggcGGAGGCTACTGAGTTGGCAGACCTGCCTATACCTGCCTCCTCATCCTCTTCGCCTGATGAGGCGATAGCAGGACCTTCCTACATAGGTTCACCAGGAGCTTATAAAGAGGGTGGCATCTAACCTGGGTTTGGAGGCTGAGGAGTTGGCAGAACCCTCTGACCCCCTGTTTGATGTTTTAAGTGCAGCAGCCCCCTCCAAGGTGGCATTGTCCATCCATGAGGGAGTGATAAAGCTGATCAAGGTCTTCTGGCAACCCCCCAAATTACTGCCACCCATGTAGGGTGAGAGAAAGTATTACGTCCCTGCTAAGGAATTTGAATACCTGTATACATACCCCGCTCCAAGCTCACTGGTGGTATTGGCAGCCAATGAGCGCGATAGACAGGGCCAACCGGGATCGACCCTTAAGAGTAAGGGGACAAAGAAACTTGATCTCTTTGGCAGAAAAATTTATTCTATGGCCAGCCTCCAGTTGAGAGTTGCCAACCATCAGGCCGTTATTTTAACATTTGGCAGTCCATGCCCAAGTTTGCAGACTCATTGCCAGAGTTCCTGGCTATTCTGGATGAGGGCAGAGCTGTGGCCAGGGCAGCACTCCAAGCAGCCTCAAGTACAGCAGACTCGGCGCCCTGGACCATGGCTTTAGCCATTTCCAGGAGGCGTGCGTCCTGGTTTCAGTCGTCGGGCCTGTCGGTGGAGGTTCAGCACTCCATCCAGGACTTCCCCTTCAACGGCCTGGCACTGTTCGCGGAACAGACAGACAGCAATTACACGGCCTGAAAGACTCAAGGGCTACCTTGTGCTCGCTGGGCCTTTACATGCTGGCGCCTGTGAGAAAGTGGTTCAAACCACAGCAGTCCCACAGGTTTGGGGGCCAATCCCAAACAGAGCCTTTCCGCAAAAAGGGCAAGGACTACAAGCACCTGCAAGGCCAACACCCGGCCTCATCAGCTCACTCGAGCTCTACTTGCAACCAACCGGGTACTAAGCAGGCATTTTGAGTGTGCACTCAAGGGCGACCTTCCAGCCTGTGTCCTGGATCTAGCACCCCTGCTTTTTTCCAACCGCttgtctcccttcctccctgcctgggTTCTATAACATTGGACCAGTGGGTCCTCTGCACAGTAGCGGGGGGGTATACATAGTATATATAGAGTTTATTtctatcccccccccacacacacacacacacacactctccccatatctcttcagggacccttctcgtGAGCATCTGCTAGCTCAGGAGTTGCAGGGCCTTGTGCAGGAGGGAGCCGTGGAGGAAGTCCCTCAGCACTTGAGGGGGAAAAGGGTTTTACTCCTGCTATTTTTTGATCCCAAAGGCCCAGAAGAGTCTACgccccatcctggacctgcgtgGCCTTAagtatctcaagaagttgaagttccgcgtggtctccctggcctccatcattccttccctggatctgggagactggtacactgccctcgacctgaaagacgcttactttcacacATCAATATTTCACAGACACAGTTCCTACGTTTCATAATTGGGACCACCCACAACCAATTTGCAGTGTTCCCTTTTGGCCTAGCAATGGTGCCTCGGGTGTTTACGAAGTGCATGTCGGTGGTGGCAGCCTATCTCAGACATCGGAGTATCTAGATCTACCCTAATCTCTGTGACTGCCTCATCAAGGGCCGCTCCAGGGTCCAGGTCTGGTGCAGCGTCGAGATGTTGCGAGCCACTTGTCAAGGtctgggcctgttgataaatgAACAAAATCAACATTGGTTCCGGTCCAAAGGATAGAGTTTATTGGAGTGGTACTCGATACTACCCGAGCCAGAGCATTCCTGACGGAGGCCAGATTAAGTTCAATGTCAGATCTGATTGCCAGCGTCACTGCCCATCTGCTCACTACGGCCCGGGTCTGTCTCACATCATTGGGGCATATGACAGCATGCACGTACATTGTCCAACCTGCGAGACTCAGGCTGCATCCCCTCCAGATGTGGCCCGCATCGGACTACTTCCCGGACAGACATCACCTAGACAAGGTCATCACGATCCCTCCGCGGATAGTTACCTCTCGGCAGTGGTGGTCCGACCCAATTCTAGTATTGGAAGGTGTGCTGTTCACAAGCCCGTGGCCCACGGTCTCCCTGATTTCAGATGCATCCGACCTCGGTTGGGGAGTGCTTTTCAGTACACTGAGGACTCAAGGGTTATGTTCTTGAAAGGAGCTTGTGTTGCATataaacgtcagggagctcaAAGCTGTCCACTTGGCTTGCGGCAACTTCCTTCCCCAACTGTCTGGCCGGGTGGTGAAGGTGTTGACAGTCAACCCAGCCTCCATGTTCTATGTCAACAGGCAGGGGGAAGCTCGATCGTCAGCGCTGTGCCAGAGGCCCTCCATCCTTGGGACTTCTGCATCCAGCATGCAGTCCACCTGGAAGCCTCCCCAGTGTCCACGCTGGCGgattgcctcagcaggtcctCCTTCTCTCACCACAAGTGGTCTCTTCACTCGGAGGTTGTCAGAATGCTTTTCCAGAAGTGGGGAGCTCTCCAAGTGGACCTGTTCACCACCAGACAGAACAGAAAGCGTCATCAGTTTTGTTCTCTCCAAGGCCTCGGCAAAGGCTCACTATCCAATGTCTTTCTCTTGTCTTGGTGAGAGGAcctgatgtacgccttcccacCAGTTCCGTTTATAAGCAAAGTCCTCTCAAAAATCAAGAGGAACAAGGCACAGGTCATTATGATTGTCCCAGCATTGGTTCGGCATTCCCAGAGACCTGGCCGTTGCAGCCCCTTGGCCACTTCCCAGCTGCTCGGACCTACTCTCGCAGGATCACAGTCGACTTCTGCATCTGGACCTTGCCTCTCGCCGCCTCACAGCTTGGATGCTGCGTGGCTGAATCTAGAGGAACAAGCCTGGTCTAGTCAGGTACAGCAGGTTCTCTTGGagaagcagaaagccctccacaagagcaacttacctggcaaagtggaaacaTTTCTCCTGCTGGGCATCAGAACGGAATATCTCCCCGGCCCAGTCATCTCTGCAGGCCATACTGGATTACCTGCTTCACTTAAAGCACCAAGGGCTCACCTTCTCTTCtatcaaggtgcacctggctgcCGTATCAGCCGTATGCATCCAGGGTAGATCGGTGTTCTCGCATGAGATGTCAATCAAGTTCTTGAAAGGCCTTGGAAGACTCTTTCTGTCGATCCGGGATCCGGTTCCCcaatgggacctcaatctggtcctctccaggctcacaggttCATCCTTTGAGCCTATGGCTTTTTGTTCCCTTTCTCACTTGTCATGGAAGATTGCATCCTTGTAGCTATTACCTCGGCGAGACGTGTCTCCAGAATTAAAGTCCTCACTTTGGAGCCCCTGTACACTGTATTCTCCAAGGACATGGTCCAGGTCCAGCTGCAGCCCCATCTGGctttcctgccaaaggtggtgtcGCACTTCCATGTGAACCAGGATTATTTCCTCCTGGTGTTCTGTCCAAAGCCTCACACGACCAATGAGGAAAGGCGGCTGCACATTCTGAATGTCAGGCAtgccctggctttctacctggagtACACCAAGCCCTTTCTGGTGTCCTCTCAGAGGATTTGGATTTGGATCACCACCTTCATCCGTACTTGTTATGAGTTAGCACAGGCTGTGCCTCCACCGATACTGAAAGCTCACTTGATGAGGGCTCAGGCATCTTCGGCTGCGTTCCTGGCgcatgtccctatccaggacgTCTGCAGGCCACAATGTGGTCTTCGGTACACACGTTCACAATGCATTATGccatcacccagcaagccagagatGACGCTGGATTTGGCGGAGCTGTGTTGCAATTGACATGTCCGTGAATTCCTACCTGCCACCaatggtactgcttgggagtcactgACAATGGAagggacatgagcaagcactcgaagaagaaaggagagtTACCTGTTTTCGTAACATGTTCTTCGatatgtgttgctcatgtccattccaggacctgccctccttcccctctgtcagagtttcggcaggaaggaactgagggagtggGGAGCCGGCGGTGCCCCCTTATACCGCGGCATACGCGCGCCACTCCAGAGGacgccagagccagtcccctatggataccactgaggggaaaatttcCAGCACCAGTGgatgtggcaagcacacacacctacaatggaatggacatgagcaacacatctcaaagaacaagagtTACGAAAGGTAAACGTCTTttacttaccctacagtaactctggttcttcaagatgtggtcAATGTGGATCCCATGATTCCGTCCCTGTTTTTCAGAGTTCTCTGCTTCCATGGACTCAAATTGGAAGGGAATTGAGGGAGCATCACAGCCACTCCCCCTTTATACCCTTGCATGAGAGCACAAGGAGAGGCATAGGCACATGTGCAACCCTGATGGATGCTGTTACTAAAATAAAATATCGAATCTCACATGCATGGGGTGCATGCACACCTGCAGTGGGATCAGAGGTGATTACGACTTCTTGAAGAACCACTGTTACTTGTAAGGAAGGTTACTGTTCTCCTTTTATCAATCTAGTATTATTCTCCTCTCTGTTACTGCTACAAAGTCAGGCAATAGGTTGGTACAAGAGctgttttctttgtgtttttcaACCTCATCAGTTCTCCGTCTCATTTATTATCTCACCTGAAAATACCCATTTCTTCCTTTGCCTGTGTGTATACTTCTTTATTTCTGAACTGTGCAATTTATCTGTAAATATTTAATTCCATATACTTTTTTGAGCTGCAGTTAGTATGAAAGACtctgtaaaaacaaacacacacaaatgttaAAGAGTCAGTCTTTCTCTTCCACATAATGAACCAGAACTAGAAAGCATGAGAAGAGGGATTCTTTTGTAGAAAACCTGCTGAGGCCAGTAAAATATAAAGGAGTGTTCTGTCCTCCAGCAGGCCTTCGGATAAAATACCTTAGACTTGGATAATACTATTCCAGTTGTAagattttcttttcagctttATTCATGATATTTAATAAAATAGGCTTGCGTACTGCACACTGGCATACTTTACATTGGTTATGAACAACTGTAATAACTGCATAAACAGGCTGATTCAACAGTGAATTGAGGCATGCATTTTAGCATAATTATTGTAGTAGCTCAGCAAAAAGGCTTATCCAGTGAGACAGGTGGCTATAATCCTATACAAACTAGAAGAATTTAGCTCAgtctaatttaaacaaaaatcaaatgtattttcttctctGAGTATTTTAGTTATTGATTTTTATACACATCCACTCTCCCAATCGAGGCAGCAATGATTAGTTAGAAGGAGTAGCTGGAAAGAATCTAGAATAGACCTTTGAAATGGGACCATTGTTAAGGCAAGCAAAGTTTGAAGACTGACAACCATCTTGACAATGTGCCTTCAATCACttgctgattttttccccccttgtttAGGTTCAGCGCACTATTGCCAAACAGATTCAGATGGTGCGGCAAGTTGGGAAAGGGCGATATGGTGAGGTGTGGATGGGTAAATGGCGAGGCGAAAAAGTGGCAGTCAAAGTATTTTTTACCACTGAGGAAGCCAGTTGGTTCAGAGAAACTGAGATTTACCAGACTGTTCTAATGCGTCATGAAAACATACTTGGTAAGTAAGCAGTTTGTAATTTGAATGGGTAGTGGAGTATTTGTATTTCAAAGAATTGTAGTTGTTTCATGAAGAGGAGTGTGGAGAAGTTCCTTTATGAAATCACTGGAGGAATGTAACATagcatataataataaaaatgctatAATTATATGCAGACTATGGATCTTGCTTATTTTTAATGTTACAAATAACAGATCCTGacttttcttctttttgcttGAGGACCAGCATTGTGACATCACATGAGGTTGAAACCTAAACTATAGCACTCCTGGTCCCCAAATAAGAAGTGATGGGTGTGTAAGGGGCTGTTGAGTCTTACTTTAAAATGAGTCTGCAGTTTTTTCATTTCCTGAAAAGTCTTCCAAGTAATGAATTATGTGGTTTTTATGTAACACTAAATGCTAACTTTGTTTATGCATTTGACAGGTTTTATAGCAGCTGATATTAAAGGCACAGGCTCCTGGACACAACTTTACTTGATTACAGATTACCATGAAAATGGATCCTTGTATGACTTCCTGAAATGTGCCACACTTGACAACAGGGCTTTGCTCAAACTGGCTTATTCTGCTGCATGTGGTCTGTGCCATCTACACACAGAAATTTATGGGACACAAGGCAAGCCTGCTATTGCACACAGGGACCTGAAGAGTAAAAATATCTTGATAAAGAAAAATGGAAGCTGCTGTATTGCTGACCTGGGTCTTGCAGTCAAATTTAACAGGTAGATGATCAAAGCCTATTAACAGTTGGTATCTTTTGCACGTATGTTGAAAGGCATCAAAGATCAAGTTGAAATAAATGAATTGaatagtaaaatatattacctacAAAATTACTGTTTTGactgtattatttaaaaatatgaaaaattactACAAAAACAATTGCTAATGTCTGAAGCAGCCACAAAATTTCACTTTCCCACACTAGTGCCAAAGAAACAGCAAGCCCTTGTCCAAGAATTGACATAGTAATTTCTAGTACAGTTTTTGTGGGTGTCTGGATAGTATGGTGATAGAACATTATAAATGCAGGTAATTTTGTAGAAAtaggttgttttttgttgtgtttttgtaaAGCTCATTGTAACCTGCTCAGTGTGCTCAAAATGTTCCTATTAGAAATAAGAGTATTTTAGGTCTAATATAGGGGTAAAAACTGTACATGTAAAGCTTATAGTGGAATGCATGGGCTACCAATGTCTTGAAGTGGATATCAAATCCTAGAACACAAGAAAACTTCAGCATGAGTATTGATGTGTAGAACTGTGGATATTAGTAATGCATTTTGAGTCTTGAACATTTGGAATTGTCTGCCTCTGTCTGCTTAGTCATGTgtgcagtttttttttgtttttttttttttgcaaagaggTCACATGAACCTTTATGTTGGGTATTttataatctttttttatttaatctgtCTAAAAGAAGCATAATATATTATAAGCTGTAATATTGGAAGGAGGATTTGAGAAAGAGATCGTTAATTTAATTATAGTTCATAATTTTACTTCGTACAATAATAATTGCATCTTTTTGCAAGACATCTGTTTCTTTGTACTGCTCCATAGTTCATTTAACCTTTATTATTTACATTTAGTGATACGAATGAAGTTGATGTCCCTTTGAATACTAGAGTGGGAACAAAACGTTACATGGCCCCAGAAGTCCTAGATGAAAGCCTAAATAAAAATCATTTCCAACCATATATCATGGCTGACATCTACAGTTTTGGCTTGATCATTTGGGAAATGGCTCGGCGTTGTGTCACAGGAGGTAAGCCTTTAAATCTTGTGTTTCAAAATTTATTTACAAAACTAAGTTTTCAAAAGAATTTACCCAATACCGCTAATCCAAGGACTAAACCTTCTGAAGAGGATGGAAAATACTTGAGTCCTACCGCTTGCCCTGTGTCTCAAGGGCAGGCACCCtgcattttaaaagaacaaaacagcTGTGTGATTCACTTAATTGTAACACTGTCAATCAACTGTCTTCTTAATTCATTTTTTATAACATAACTTACTAtttctctcttgctttttttaTACCTTCATACTGTGCCTGGTTCCACTCTACTCTTCCTCTTCTTTCCTATGATAGATGACTTGTGTATCTTTTTTCTTGCATTGTTTTCAATATCTATTTCCCCTTTTTTTGGTCTTATTCCTGTGCCTCCTTACCTATCTCTTTCCCTACATTGTATTCTCTATCTCcatcccatattttctgtcttctactTCTTCCCAAATTTGCACTCTCTCTTTTCAAGAATTTgtaagttcttcttcaagtgatgtccttgtgggtgctccactttaggtggtTGAGTGCCCCTGCACTTGTAATCGGAGATttgtggtagcagtgcctggttgggttGCACATGTGCAGTCCCAGTCTCACACTGCCGTAAGCAGTTAACTGACGCTGTGTGAccaacccccccaaccccccttccTTTACCACCTTTGGCTTGAATAGGAGCATTCAGCAGTGCCTCATAGCTTAGTATTTTACCCCTTTTCCATTAGTTCTTTGACTAGCTAATTTGCCTTCCCAGTTTCTCcatgtttcttttttcttccaaaaaaaaaaaaaaaagtttatttcttTCCCTCAGTAGAAGCTAGTATTTTGTTTCACTGTTAGAGTAGTGTTAGTTCTCCCGtcatggggaagggggaaatactCCCCTCAGGGGCATGCCCGGTTCACTGGGCTTTAAACACTGCCTGACCTGCAGGCTTTCAGTACCTATTTCAGATGGACAATCTCAGTGTAGTcacttttcttcctccttcccggATGATATCAtcatgcctcctccccccccatgaaTGATGCAATCATGGAACCTGTCAAGCGCGTCTGGCAGACCGCTGCAACAATCGCTCCAACCTGCAAGAGGTCCGACAGGAAATATTATATCCCTGCAAAGGGAAGAGAGTTTCTTCTTCgtgtgattgctcatgtgcattccaataggtgtgcGCGCACGTCGCGTGCACAGTCATCAGAAGGTTTTTCCCCAGCGTACCtgtcgggtcggctgtggagacCCCTGCAGTGGCGCCTTTAAGgcggtgtatataggtccctgccaacccgctgcctgctcagttccttcttaccgccagtgacagtcattggagcagcTCAGTCTCTTGCATTCACAAGTGCCTACCTAGTGGTGCCCTTTTCTTAGTTGCATATAGTTGTTAGTTCATTTTATATTAGTTGTAGATTAGTTGGACTTACTTCGGGGGGCTTCCCCCTCGTCCTAGTTTCCCCAGGCGCCAGGGCATGCCTCGGTCGCAGGCGTTTAAGGTGTGCGAGAGGTGCGCGAAACCTATGCCCACAGGTGATCTGCATGCTGCCTGTCTCAAGTGTTTAGGAAAGGGAcatcagacagataagtgccCAATTTGCAGGAGCTTCAGACCCAGAACTGAGAGTGGGACTATCGTTTGAAGCTCCTCCTGATGCAATTGGCCCTCCACCCGCAGCCGGAAGCGGCACCGGCATCCTTGGTGCGCAGCGCTCTGGCCTAAGTGCGGGATGTTCCGGTTCCGAGGAAGGACTCCTCCAAGGAGCACCGGCGCTGCTCCCCAACCCGTAAGACCAGTGCCACAAGGCGGCACCGTTCGCAGTCCCCGGTGCCGCATAAGAAAAAGAAGGCTGACAGGGTCATTTCCTCCTTCAAGAAGCTGCGAGGGGACTCAAGCGGGGTGCGTCCTCCGGTGGGACACCCACGGTCTGGGCCTCAAGACCCGGCGCCATTGACTCTGGCCCCAACGGGAGGCTCATCGAGTCCGGTGCTGATGGATTCCCCGACTTGGGAGGATTTGACGGAAGAGCTCGACCTTCCCTCCACGTCGGACAACCTGTGAGGCAGCGCAAGACCTCATTGCCATGATGGTGCAGGCCCAGGCACTGTCAGCAGCACCGGTGGCGGCACTGGCTGCAGTCTAGCCCGGCACCATATGTGGCTCCAGCACCTTTTGCAGCACCGATGGCGGCACCGCCTCTGGTTCATCATCGTGGCAAGCCTATGATGTTACGGCGCTGCCCACCATCTCCCTGGTACCGCTCCCTGGTGCCATCCGGCTCCGCCTCCCGTGGTCGAGCACCTACTACTCGTCTGAGTCAGACGCTGAGTCTCTCAACACAGCCACTACTGGTCCCAGCACCACAGACCAGTGGAATCATTGGTACCGGCGATCGCCTGGCCATCCCAGTGGCAGGGCTCAGTCCAATGGCCCTTTTGGTCCCCTTAGGCCTACCAccaggctcagggctccaggctggcaTCGGTGGCATCTGCACCCTGTGCCGCCCCCTCAGCAACGTCGCTGGCTCACTACACCCCCAGGGCTCCTGAGGACTCCATACGAGACAGGGACTGTCGGCTGTCATGCTCAGGCACAGCACCCGATCCAGCGCCATCAGTGACACTAGAGCCGCTTCCAGTCATGGGAGGCTCCGAGGTACCTGACCCAACCACCAGAGAGCTGGAAGGGCAGGAAGACCCTGTCCCACGGGCCTCCTCCTGTTCCTCGCCAGACAAGGCAGTGGcgggcaccaccaccaccctgccagCGATGGACACCAAGGGTCACCAGGACCTCCTTAGGAGGGTGGTCCTAAACCTTAatctccaggcagaggaggtcaTGGAGGAgtctgacccagtggtggacatCCTTACCCTTTGAGGGTCCTTCTAGGGTGGCCTTGCCCCTCATAAGAACGATCCAAAACACCACTAAGGTGCTTTGGCAGACTCTGGCTTCTATACCTCCCTTTGCTAAAGGGGTGGAAAGATGGTACTTTGTGCCGCAGAAAGTGTACAAACACCTTTTCACCCACCCGCAGCCGGGGACTGTGGTGGTCGATGCGGCAGACCACAAAGAGTGGCAAGGGCTGCCGGGTCCCGCACCTAAGTCACGGGATGCTAAGAAGCTTGACCTTTTCGGCCGAAAAGTCTACTCAACTGGGGGGCTCCAGCTTTGAGTGGCCAGCCAGCAAGAGGTCCTCAGCTGCTATGCTTTCAACTCTTGGAGCTCGTTGACGAAGTTCCAGGAGTTACTCCCGGCTGACTTGCGCAAGGAGTTTAGCgcgctccttgaggagggcaggGTGGTCTCTAGAACCTCCCTCCAGGCCGCACTGGACGTGGCGGACTCGGCAGCTCAGACAATCGCCACCGCCATCACAATGAGGCGCAGCGCGTGGCTCCAGATCTCAGGGATACCACCTGAGATCCAGAACACTatacaggacctcccctttgactgTGCAGGCCTGTTCGCCCAAAATACGGACTCTCACCTGCACAGCCTTAAGGACTCGCAGGCAACTTTGAAGTCTTTGGGGATCAATACCCCAGCACCTCAGAGAAAGCTTTTAAGCCTCAGCCCCCGTCCCACTTCTACTCTGGACCTCCTAGGCGAGACTCTCCAAGGAGACGGGGCAGAAACAATAGGAGGCGCTCGCCACAGTCCTCCTCAGGCCAAGGCCAGGGTTCAGCCCCCTGGCCCGAAGCCAAACTTTTGAAGATGCGCCCGAGGACGGAGCATCGGTTTCAGTCTCGGATCCTTACCCCCCCCTTTGTGAATCGACTCTCCTGCTGCTACCGTTCTTGGTCCCAGATCACGTCAGATCGTTGGGTCCTCAGCACGGTAGGGGCGGGATGTTCTATCCAATtctgttccctcccaccccccttccccgtccctcttcagggacccttctcacgagcaactcctcttgcAGGAGGTGCAATCACTCCTCGCTCTAGGGgcaatagaggaggttcctcaggagttcaggggcaaggggttctactcctgctatttcctcatccccaaggcCAAGGTGGGCTCTGGCCTATCCTGGACCTGTGAGATCTCAACACATTCATAAGGAAGGTGAAGTTCTACATGATCTCTTTGgccaccatcattccttccctggatccgggggactggtatGCCACCATCGACTTGAaagatgcatacttccatatATCTATTATACTGGCCCACAGACGATTCCTGAGATTCATAGTCAGTGGCCAGCACTATCAGTTCAGTGTGCTCCTGTACGTGTTCTTGGCAGCCTCCTGGGTATTCACCAAGTGTATGGCGGTCATGGCAGCCTTCCTCCGCAAACGTCAGGTGCAAGTATTCCTGTACCTAGAAGACTGGCTTATCAAGGCCGAGTCCCAAGCACGGGCCGCAGAGCATGTGTCCCTGGTCCGGGCCACATTCCACATGCTGGGCCTCATATTGAACGTGCCCAAATCCACACTGGTCCCGACGCAGAGAATAGAATTCATAGGGGCTCTCTTGGAATCCACGCAGGCCAGGGCGTTCCTGCCGGAGCTGCGCTTCCAATCATTTACCGACATTATCGAGC from Emys orbicularis isolate rEmyOrb1 chromosome 7, rEmyOrb1.hap1, whole genome shotgun sequence encodes:
- the BMPR1A gene encoding bone morphogenetic protein receptor type-1A isoform X4; its protein translation is MLHGTGMKTNPDQKKQANGVTLAPEDTLPFLQCYCSGHCPDDAINNTCITNGHCFAIVEEDEHGEPILASGCMKYEGSDFQCKVQRTIAKQIQMVRQVGKGRYGEVWMGKWRGEKVAVKVFFTTEEASWFRETEIYQTVLMRHENILGFIAADIKGTGSWTQLYLITDYHENGSLYDFLKCATLDNRALLKLAYSAACGLCHLHTEIYGTQGKPAIAHRDLKSKNILIKKNGSCCIADLGLAVKFNSDTNEVDVPLNTRVGTKRYMAPEVLDESLNKNHFQPYIMADIYSFGLIIWEMARRCVTGGIVEEYQLPYYDMVPNDPSYEDMREVVCVKRLRPVVSNRWNSDECLRAVLKLMSECWAHNPASRLTALRIKKTLAKMVESQDVKI